A stretch of the Kushneria konosiri genome encodes the following:
- the rplI gene encoding 50S ribosomal protein L9: MEVILLDKLGKLGELGDQVSVKPGYGRNYLVPYGLAVPATKANVDAFETRRAELEANAAERQAEAERRAEELSEIELSLVARAGDEGKLFGSIGPRDLADAIAQAGIDVARSEVRMPLGPIRQTGEYDIELRLHSDVTASVRVVVVAE, translated from the coding sequence ATGGAAGTCATTCTGCTCGACAAGCTCGGCAAGCTGGGAGAACTGGGCGACCAGGTCAGCGTCAAGCCGGGTTATGGTCGTAACTACCTGGTGCCCTACGGCCTGGCCGTTCCGGCAACCAAAGCCAACGTCGACGCTTTCGAAACGCGTCGCGCCGAGCTTGAAGCCAACGCCGCCGAGCGTCAGGCCGAAGCTGAACGTCGCGCTGAAGAGCTGTCCGAGATCGAGCTGTCGCTCGTTGCTCGCGCAGGCGATGAAGGCAAGCTGTTCGGTTCCATTGGTCCGCGCGATCTGGCTGATGCCATCGCTCAGGCTGGTATCGATGTCGCGCGCAGCGAAGTTCGCATGCCGCTGGGCCCGATCCGTCAAACTGGCGAATACGACATCGAGCTGCGTCTGCACTCTGATGTTACCGCCAGCGTTCGCGTGGTCGTGGTTGCTGAATAA
- a CDS encoding DNA/RNA non-specific endonuclease, whose translation MSGAGLMATVVLYGLWYYQERTYWAQMSWMGTPQAEVWYDWKTLNRTLRNDGFLTGWSDLRANPLWTVYRLERVNHPSIGARPGHFSDDWRTIWPVTSDDYTGSGYDRGHQAPNYAIAAVYGRQAQLDTFQMSNISPQRPDLNRRVWQRLEEVVIDEFARRFGTVWVTTGPVFDDDVRRMSSFIEIPDAFYKIVVAPGHGNTPSRMIAFIIPQNVRGDEPLDRFLVSVDEIEARTGFNFFSELPDDVARRLESGVHAQGWGLEKVARQPSRY comes from the coding sequence ATGAGTGGTGCCGGGCTCATGGCAACCGTGGTGCTCTACGGTCTCTGGTATTACCAGGAGCGCACATACTGGGCGCAGATGAGCTGGATGGGTACGCCCCAGGCCGAGGTCTGGTATGACTGGAAAACGCTTAACCGTACACTGCGCAACGATGGTTTTTTAACCGGCTGGTCGGATCTGCGTGCCAACCCGCTCTGGACTGTCTATCGTCTCGAGCGGGTGAATCATCCTTCCATTGGTGCACGCCCCGGACACTTCAGCGATGACTGGCGCACGATCTGGCCTGTGACCAGTGACGATTATACCGGCAGTGGCTATGACCGGGGCCATCAGGCGCCCAATTATGCAATTGCGGCCGTCTACGGCCGCCAGGCGCAGCTCGACACCTTTCAGATGAGCAATATTTCACCTCAAAGGCCTGATCTTAACCGGCGCGTATGGCAGCGGCTGGAGGAAGTGGTGATCGATGAGTTTGCCAGGCGTTTTGGTACGGTCTGGGTGACCACGGGTCCTGTCTTCGATGACGACGTCAGGCGCATGTCTTCGTTTATCGAAATTCCGGATGCGTTTTACAAGATTGTCGTGGCGCCTGGCCATGGCAATACGCCGTCCAGAATGATTGCCTTCATTATTCCCCAGAATGTTCGTGGCGATGAGCCGCTGGATCGTTTTCTGGTCAGTGTTGACGAGATCGAGGCGCGCACGGGATTCAATTTCTTCAGCGAGTTGCCGGATGATGTGGCTCGTCGGCTGGAGTCCGGGGTTCACGCTCAGGGTTGGGGGCTGGAGAAAGTGGCAAGGCAGCCTTCGCGTTACTGA
- the dnaB gene encoding replicative DNA helicase, whose translation MSEMIEFDQETAALKVPPHSLEAEQSVLGGLMLDNQAWDEIADRLVSDDFYRIEHRDVFKAMARLAEEGRPLDVVTLSEELESHDRLDRVGGLSYLAELARNTPSASNIRAYADIVRERATLRKLIAAANQIAEGAFNPQGRNADELVNEAERLVFQISESRPKSGGAIGMSDLLSKAVDRIDELFNLKGQMTGLSTGFRDLDDMTSGLQPSDLVIVAGRPSMGKTTFAMNLVEHAVVSSDKAVVVFSMEMPAESLMLRMISSLGRIDQTRVRNGQLEDEDWPRLTSAVNLLKDKQLYVDDTAALSPNEMRSRSRRIARDAGGIGLIMIDYLQLMQVPGLSENRTAEISEISRSLKGLAKEFNCPVVALSQLNRSLEQRPNKRPVMSDLRESGAIEQDADVIAFVYRDEVYNKDNPDNKGLAELIIGKQRNGPIGTVHMAFIGKFTRFEDLAPGSYGQYEE comes from the coding sequence ATGAGTGAAATGATCGAGTTTGATCAGGAAACCGCTGCGCTCAAGGTGCCGCCACACTCGCTTGAAGCCGAACAGTCCGTACTGGGCGGCCTGATGCTGGACAATCAGGCCTGGGACGAGATTGCCGACCGTCTGGTCAGCGATGATTTTTATCGCATCGAGCATCGCGATGTTTTCAAGGCCATGGCCCGTCTTGCAGAAGAGGGACGGCCGCTTGATGTGGTAACCCTTTCCGAAGAGCTTGAATCACACGACCGGCTGGACCGCGTCGGTGGTCTGTCCTATCTCGCCGAACTGGCCCGCAACACACCGTCTGCCAGCAACATTCGCGCCTATGCCGATATCGTGCGCGAGCGTGCCACCCTGCGAAAGCTGATTGCAGCAGCCAACCAGATCGCAGAAGGCGCCTTCAATCCTCAGGGACGCAACGCAGACGAGCTGGTCAACGAAGCCGAACGGCTGGTGTTTCAGATTTCCGAATCCCGTCCCAAGAGTGGCGGTGCCATTGGCATGAGCGACCTGCTCAGCAAGGCTGTGGACCGTATCGATGAGCTTTTCAACCTCAAGGGGCAGATGACGGGGCTGTCGACCGGCTTTCGTGATCTGGATGACATGACCTCCGGTCTTCAGCCCTCTGATCTGGTGATCGTGGCGGGGCGCCCTTCAATGGGCAAGACCACCTTTGCCATGAATCTGGTCGAGCATGCTGTAGTGAGCAGCGACAAGGCCGTGGTGGTGTTTTCAATGGAGATGCCGGCAGAGTCTCTGATGCTGCGCATGATCTCCTCGCTGGGTCGCATCGATCAGACCCGCGTGCGTAACGGCCAGCTCGAAGACGAGGACTGGCCGAGACTGACCTCGGCGGTGAACCTTCTCAAGGATAAACAGCTCTACGTCGACGATACTGCGGCCCTGTCACCCAATGAGATGCGCTCGAGAAGCCGACGTATTGCGCGCGATGCCGGTGGCATCGGATTGATCATGATCGACTATCTGCAGCTGATGCAGGTACCCGGGCTTTCGGAAAATCGTACCGCTGAAATCTCGGAGATTTCGCGCTCGCTCAAGGGGCTGGCCAAGGAGTTCAACTGCCCGGTCGTGGCCCTGTCGCAGCTCAACCGCTCGCTTGAGCAGCGCCCCAACAAGCGTCCGGTCATGTCGGATCTGCGTGAATCCGGCGCCATCGAGCAGGATGCGGATGTGATCGCCTTTGTCTATCGCGACGAGGTGTATAACAAGGACAATCCCGATAACAAGGGGCTGGCCGAGCTGATTATCGGCAAGCAGCGTAACGGACCCATCGGTACCGTGCACATGGCCTTTATCGGCAAGTTCACCCGATTCGAGGATCTCGCGCCGGGTAGCTACGGCCAGTACGAAGAGTAA
- the rnr gene encoding ribonuclease R, whose translation MSQWTPADDPQAEREASQYDNPVPSREYLLQILTEHGKPITHEDVSKLLGIKDEDRLEAVRRRLSAMERDGQILRQKSGAFEIIDPESLLEGRVVGHRDGIGFFVRDDKQKPDLVIPPRQMRRLFDGDRVRVRISGKDRRGREEASVNEILERNTPSLIGLYRKRGSDIAVVVPENSRIAHEIIIEDGAANGAEDGQVVEVRITTQPGLRQQPIGEVTEVLGERMDPGMEIDIAIREHDIPAEFPSEVLDQIRDMSEEVRDEDKHHRVDLRDWPLVTIDGEDAKDFDDAVHAWKTKSGGWKLIVAIADVSHYVEVDSPLDREAWQRGNSVYFPGQVVPMLPELLSNGLCSINPDVDRLCMVCEMNISQRGEISRYKFYEGVMRSHARLTYNKVGTMLEDADSEEGQALRSEYAHVVKPLEALHGLYKTLRQARTVRGAIDFETTETQIVFNEQRKIERIVPRTRNDAHKLIEECMLAANVATARFLEKHKLPALYRVHASPTDEKLATLRAFLGELGLTLGSSGEKGKSTPQDFQNLREVINDRPDADIIQTVMLRSMNQAVYSPHNEGHFGLAYAAYAHFTSPIRRYPDLLVHRAIRSVIRSQRESTHVQRVEGAPDNEPQRWCPYNFEQMVAMGEHCSMTERRADEATRDVEDWLKCEFMADKVGDVFEGAIASVTQFGLFVRLTEHFVEGLVHISNLPSDYYQFEAERHQLKGERTGATYRLGDGVTIQVARVDLDDRKIDFMLTDAQPKSRRRIRKPGADTPAAESSAPAEAEKSSKKRRKSRPGKKERLRRREEKASEVSSTEAPDTDTLRAQEDAAARKPRKRSGKPATVSGSEPDKGKSGKSKKGGEKKGKRDTDKGRRKS comes from the coding sequence ATGAGTCAATGGACGCCAGCCGACGATCCGCAGGCGGAACGTGAGGCCAGTCAATATGACAACCCGGTCCCCAGTCGTGAATACCTTCTGCAGATTCTGACCGAGCACGGCAAGCCGATTACACATGAAGATGTCAGCAAACTGCTGGGCATCAAGGATGAAGATCGTCTGGAAGCCGTCCGCAGGCGTCTTTCCGCGATGGAGCGGGACGGGCAGATACTGCGTCAGAAAAGCGGTGCCTTTGAAATCATCGACCCCGAATCCCTTTTGGAAGGGCGCGTGGTCGGCCACCGTGATGGCATTGGTTTTTTCGTCCGCGATGACAAGCAAAAGCCGGATCTGGTGATCCCGCCACGTCAGATGCGGCGTCTTTTTGATGGCGACCGCGTGCGTGTTCGTATCAGTGGCAAGGATCGACGCGGCCGGGAAGAGGCCAGCGTCAACGAGATTCTTGAGCGCAATACGCCAAGCCTGATCGGTCTGTATCGCAAGCGTGGCAGCGACATTGCCGTGGTCGTCCCCGAAAACAGCCGCATCGCTCACGAGATCATCATTGAAGACGGCGCGGCCAACGGTGCCGAGGATGGTCAGGTCGTCGAAGTGCGTATCACCACACAGCCCGGCCTGCGCCAGCAGCCCATTGGTGAGGTGACCGAAGTGCTGGGTGAGCGCATGGATCCCGGCATGGAAATCGACATCGCCATTCGCGAGCATGACATTCCGGCCGAGTTCCCCTCCGAAGTGCTGGACCAGATTCGCGACATGAGCGAAGAGGTGCGTGACGAGGACAAGCATCATCGCGTGGATCTGCGCGACTGGCCGCTGGTCACCATCGATGGCGAAGATGCCAAGGATTTCGATGACGCCGTCCATGCCTGGAAAACCAAATCCGGTGGCTGGAAGCTGATCGTGGCGATTGCCGATGTCTCGCATTATGTCGAGGTCGACTCTCCGCTGGATCGTGAGGCCTGGCAGCGCGGCAATTCGGTCTATTTCCCCGGTCAGGTCGTGCCCATGCTGCCGGAGCTGTTGTCCAACGGACTGTGCTCGATCAATCCGGACGTCGACAGACTCTGCATGGTCTGTGAGATGAATATCTCGCAGCGCGGCGAGATCAGTCGCTATAAGTTCTATGAAGGCGTGATGCGCTCGCATGCGCGGCTGACCTATAACAAGGTCGGCACCATGCTTGAAGATGCCGACAGTGAAGAAGGTCAGGCCCTGCGAAGCGAGTACGCCCATGTGGTCAAGCCGCTGGAGGCACTGCACGGACTCTACAAGACGCTGCGTCAGGCGCGCACCGTTCGTGGAGCCATCGACTTCGAGACCACCGAAACCCAGATCGTGTTCAACGAGCAGCGCAAGATCGAGCGCATTGTGCCGCGTACGCGCAACGACGCGCACAAGCTGATCGAGGAGTGTATGCTGGCGGCCAACGTGGCGACCGCGCGCTTTCTCGAAAAGCACAAGCTGCCGGCGCTGTATCGCGTTCACGCCTCGCCTACGGATGAAAAGCTGGCCACGCTGCGCGCTTTCCTCGGCGAGCTGGGCCTGACGCTGGGGTCCAGCGGCGAAAAGGGCAAGTCCACGCCGCAGGACTTCCAGAATCTGCGTGAAGTCATTAACGACCGTCCGGATGCCGACATCATTCAAACGGTCATGCTGCGCAGCATGAATCAGGCGGTCTATTCGCCACACAATGAAGGGCACTTTGGGCTTGCCTATGCCGCCTATGCCCACTTTACGTCTCCCATCAGGCGATATCCTGATCTGCTGGTGCATCGCGCCATACGCTCGGTCATCCGCAGTCAGCGTGAATCAACGCATGTGCAGCGTGTGGAAGGGGCTCCGGATAACGAGCCGCAGCGCTGGTGTCCGTACAACTTTGAGCAGATGGTCGCCATGGGCGAGCACTGCTCGATGACCGAGCGTCGCGCTGATGAGGCCACCCGAGACGTCGAGGACTGGCTCAAGTGTGAGTTCATGGCCGACAAGGTCGGTGACGTCTTTGAAGGGGCCATTGCGTCGGTCACACAGTTCGGGCTTTTCGTGCGGCTCACCGAGCACTTTGTTGAAGGTCTGGTTCATATCAGCAATCTGCCCTCTGACTATTATCAGTTTGAAGCCGAGCGGCATCAGCTCAAGGGCGAGCGCACCGGCGCGACCTATCGTCTGGGTGATGGCGTCACCATTCAGGTAGCGCGCGTTGATCTGGATGATCGCAAGATCGATTTCATGCTGACCGATGCGCAGCCCAAATCTCGACGCCGTATTCGCAAGCCCGGTGCCGATACCCCGGCCGCAGAGAGCAGCGCACCTGCCGAGGCGGAAAAGTCGAGCAAGAAACGTCGCAAGTCGCGGCCGGGCAAGAAGGAGCGTCTGCGCCGTCGGGAAGAAAAGGCCTCTGAAGTCAGCAGTACAGAAGCGCCTGATACGGACACGCTCAGGGCTCAGGAAGACGCCGCGGCGCGAAAGCCCCGCAAGCGTAGTGGCAAGCCTGCAACTGTCAGCGGCAGTGAGCCCGACAAGGGCAAGAGCGGCAAGAGCAAAAAGGGCGGCGAGAAAAAAGGCAAACGTGATACTGACAAGGGCCGTCGCAAGTCATGA
- a CDS encoding SpoVR family protein: MSTSYKPIHDEDFLGQGSDWSFDDLEYYEREIARIAGEYRLDTYPNQIEIITSEQMMDAYSSIGMPVGYSHWSFGKQFLSVEQAYKRGQMGLAYELVINSDPCIAYLMEENTLMMQILVMAHACHGHNSFFKGNYLFRAWTDASAIVDYLVFARRYVSECEERHGVEAVEQLLDACHALQNQGVDRYKRPSAISAEEEARRQQERESYLQQQINTLWSTIPQLRAADAAQAGDAAEGGHRPRYPSEPQENLLYFIEKNAPLLEPWQREIVRIVRKLAQYFYPQRQTQVMNEGWATFWHYNIMHRLYDEKLIDEGVMLEFLQSHTAVVAQPGFDSPWYNGINAYALGFAMFNDIRRICSDPTEEDRAWFPEMAGSDWLDTVHFAMHNFKDESFIQQFLSPKVIRDMKLFALLDDDQDDMIEISAIHDDRGYKRIREALSLQYSLGHREPDIQVWEARIHGDRSLVLRHERTQRRPLEGAFSSVMRHLHELWGFPIVLEVVENAEVVDRHEWPPANG; encoded by the coding sequence ATGAGCACATCCTACAAGCCGATCCACGATGAAGACTTTCTGGGGCAGGGCTCTGACTGGTCCTTTGATGACCTTGAATATTACGAGCGAGAGATCGCCCGCATTGCCGGCGAATACCGATTGGATACCTACCCCAATCAGATCGAGATCATCACCTCCGAGCAGATGATGGACGCCTACTCCAGCATCGGCATGCCGGTGGGATACAGTCACTGGTCGTTCGGCAAGCAGTTTCTTTCCGTCGAACAGGCCTACAAGCGGGGGCAGATGGGGCTGGCCTATGAGCTGGTGATCAATTCCGATCCCTGTATCGCCTATCTGATGGAAGAAAATACCCTGATGATGCAGATTCTGGTCATGGCGCACGCCTGTCATGGCCACAATTCGTTTTTCAAGGGTAATTATCTTTTCCGCGCCTGGACCGATGCTTCGGCGATCGTGGACTATCTGGTCTTTGCCCGACGCTATGTCAGCGAGTGCGAGGAGCGCCATGGTGTTGAGGCCGTCGAGCAGCTGCTTGATGCCTGTCATGCGCTACAGAATCAGGGGGTGGATCGCTACAAGCGGCCCTCGGCCATCTCGGCTGAAGAGGAGGCGCGCCGCCAGCAGGAGCGTGAAAGCTATCTGCAGCAGCAGATCAATACGCTCTGGAGCACCATTCCTCAGCTGCGCGCCGCCGATGCCGCTCAGGCCGGTGATGCTGCGGAGGGCGGCCATCGCCCGCGCTATCCTTCGGAGCCGCAGGAAAATCTGCTTTATTTTATCGAGAAGAATGCGCCACTTCTGGAACCCTGGCAGCGAGAGATCGTGCGCATCGTGCGCAAGCTGGCGCAGTATTTTTACCCGCAGCGCCAGACGCAGGTCATGAATGAAGGCTGGGCTACCTTCTGGCACTACAACATCATGCATCGCCTCTACGATGAGAAATTGATTGATGAAGGCGTAATGCTGGAGTTTCTCCAGTCCCATACCGCGGTAGTGGCGCAGCCGGGCTTTGACAGCCCCTGGTATAACGGCATCAACGCCTATGCGCTGGGGTTTGCCATGTTCAATGATATCCGGCGCATCTGTAGCGACCCGACTGAAGAGGATCGAGCCTGGTTTCCGGAGATGGCGGGCAGTGACTGGCTTGATACCGTGCATTTTGCCATGCACAACTTCAAGGACGAGTCCTTCATTCAGCAGTTTCTGTCACCAAAGGTGATCCGCGACATGAAGCTGTTTGCGCTGCTTGATGATGATCAGGATGACATGATCGAGATTTCGGCCATTCATGATGATCGGGGATACAAAAGAATTCGCGAGGCGCTGTCACTGCAATACTCGCTGGGCCATCGGGAGCCGGATATTCAGGTCTGGGAAGCCAGGATTCATGGTGACCGTTCGCTGGTATTGCGTCATGAGCGCACGCAGCGGCGTCCGCTGGAAGGGGCCTTTTCCTCGGTCATGCGTCATCTCCATGAGCTGTGGGGATTCCCCATCGTGCTTGAAGTGGTCGAAAACGCTGAAGTCGTGGACCGCCACGAATGGCCGCCCGCCAACGGATAA
- the rpsF gene encoding 30S ribosomal protein S6 has protein sequence MRHYEIVVMVHPDQSEQVPAMIERYTGLVTENGGTVHRLEDWGRRHLAYPINKIHKAHYVLMNVECSGETLAELENIFRFNDAIIRNMVVRCTEAVTEASPMMKAADEKGRRRERSDDERPRERSDSEESTEAAS, from the coding sequence ATGCGTCATTACGAAATCGTGGTCATGGTCCACCCGGACCAGAGCGAGCAGGTGCCTGCCATGATCGAGCGCTATACAGGGCTCGTGACTGAAAACGGTGGCACTGTTCATCGTCTTGAAGATTGGGGCCGTCGTCATCTGGCCTACCCGATCAACAAGATCCACAAGGCTCACTACGTTCTGATGAACGTTGAATGCAGCGGCGAAACGCTGGCTGAACTGGAAAACATCTTCCGCTTCAACGATGCCATCATTCGCAACATGGTCGTGCGTTGCACCGAAGCTGTTACCGAAGCATCTCCGATGATGAAAGCGGCAGATGAAAAGGGACGCCGTCGTGAGCGCTCCGATGACGAACGTCCGCGTGAACGTTCCGATTCCGAAGAGTCGACCGAAGCTGCCTCCTGA
- the rlmB gene encoding 23S rRNA (guanosine(2251)-2'-O)-methyltransferase RlmB: MKGDHQRSGKRGGGNPQTQRRQNGPARDRHRNGSAARAAAPRGLDAVHGVHAVETLLMRQQVPSQLWIQEGQAEKRLADIQQQASALGARVVLQPREMLDQVAEGAHQGVIAFCEPLVADNEASLFWQLEANADQAPLLLVLDGVTDVHNFGACLRSADAAGVIGVMVARDRSAPLNATVRKISCGGAESVPVYQVTNLARALARLKEYGMQVLGAAGEADVFVHDIDMRGPTALVMGAEGKGLRRLTREHCDQLVKLPMAGQVSSLNVSVATGICLFEAVRQRRS, encoded by the coding sequence ATGAAAGGCGATCATCAGCGCAGTGGCAAACGAGGTGGCGGTAACCCTCAGACGCAACGACGGCAAAATGGTCCGGCTCGTGACCGGCACCGTAACGGCTCGGCAGCCAGGGCTGCAGCTCCCAGGGGGCTGGATGCGGTACATGGTGTTCACGCTGTTGAAACCCTGCTGATGCGTCAGCAGGTGCCCTCACAGCTCTGGATACAGGAAGGGCAGGCGGAAAAGCGTCTGGCTGATATCCAGCAGCAGGCGTCGGCGTTGGGCGCGCGAGTGGTATTACAGCCGCGTGAGATGCTCGATCAGGTGGCCGAAGGTGCACATCAGGGAGTGATCGCCTTTTGTGAGCCTCTGGTGGCTGACAATGAGGCATCGCTTTTCTGGCAGCTCGAGGCCAACGCCGATCAGGCACCGCTGCTGCTGGTGCTTGATGGTGTTACGGATGTCCACAATTTCGGCGCCTGTCTGCGCTCGGCTGACGCTGCCGGGGTTATCGGTGTCATGGTGGCTCGTGATCGTTCGGCGCCGCTCAATGCCACGGTGCGAAAGATTTCCTGCGGTGGGGCCGAGAGCGTACCGGTCTATCAGGTCACCAATCTGGCTCGTGCGCTTGCGCGCCTGAAGGAATATGGCATGCAGGTACTGGGTGCCGCCGGTGAAGCGGATGTCTTCGTCCATGATATCGACATGCGTGGCCCCACGGCACTGGTCATGGGCGCTGAAGGCAAGGGGCTGCGTCGGCTGACCCGTGAGCACTGCGATCAGCTGGTCAAGCTGCCCATGGCGGGTCAGGTATCAAGCCTCAATGTATCGGTGGCTACCGGTATCTGCCTGTTTGAAGCGGTGCGTCAGCGACGCTCGTAG
- the rpsR gene encoding 30S ribosomal protein S18 produces MARFFRRRKFCRFTAEGVKYIDYKDLDTLKAYVTETGKIVPSRITGTRARYQRQLATAIKRARYLALLPYTDSHQ; encoded by the coding sequence ATGGCCCGTTTTTTCCGTCGTCGCAAGTTTTGCCGCTTTACCGCCGAAGGCGTGAAGTACATTGATTACAAGGACCTCGACACGCTGAAAGCCTACGTGACCGAGACCGGCAAGATTGTCCCGAGCCGCATCACCGGTACACGTGCACGCTATCAGCGTCAGCTGGCAACCGCGATCAAGCGCGCTCGCTATCTGGCCCTGCTGCCCTATACCGACAGCCACCAGTAA